The following nucleotide sequence is from Nautilia sp. PV-1.
ATACTAAATCACTATCTCCCAATGCTTTAAGCGCTTCTTTGAGCATAAATTTATTAAGAAGTTTTTCTTTTTCGTGCAGTCCAGGAGTGTCTAATAAAATTATCTGATCATCTCCATGCATTACTATGGCATTTACTCTTTTCCTGCTGGCATTTGCTTTAGGAGAAACAAGAGCTATTTTTTCTCCTAACAGCCAATTTAAAAGAGTTGATTTTCCAGCATTCGGTTTTCCAAGTATACCGACAAATCCGCTTTTAGGCATATTAACCTTTCATTATAAAATATATTTGGTAATTTCTTCGCTTTCTACTATATCGTCAAGTTTGGATTTAACATAAGCTTCATCTATAATAAAATCTTTTCCTGCATATTCATCAGCTTCAAAATTTATATCTTCAAGCACTTTTTCAATTACAGTATGAAGACGTCTTGCACCGATATCTTCTGTTTTCTCGTTTGCAAGATAAGCATATCTTGCAATTTCTCTAAGTGCTGCTTCTTCAAATACCAAATTAACTTTTTCTACTTCTAATAATTTTTGATACTGCTTAATAAGAGAATGTTTAGGTCTTGTCAAAATCTGATACAGCGCTTCTTCATCAAGACTCTGAAGTTCAACCCTTAAAGGGAATCTACCCTGAAGCTCAGGTATAAGATCACTCGGTTTGCTTACATGAAAAGCTCCCGCAGCAATAAACAAAATATGATCAGTATTGACATATCCGTATTTTGTATTAACGGTAGAACCCTCGACTATAGGAAGCAAATCCCTTTGTACCCCTTCTTTTGAAGGATCCTGTCTTTGATTTCCGGTTGCAGCGATTTTATCTATCTCATCTATAAAAATAATCCCGTTTTCCGCTCTTTTTAAGGCTTCTTTTTTTAAATCTTCCTTACTGATAACTTTTTCGGCTGCTTCGCGTCTTAAAAGCTCTTTTGCTTCTTTTACGGTAACTTCTTTTTTTTCTTTGTTTTTATTAAAAATTCCTATAATTTTTACGATACTTTCCTGAGCTTTAATCATTTCCGGAGGAAGATTATCATCACCTTCAGGCATTTCTTCAATTTCGATTGTTATTTTAAGATGATCGACTTCTCCTTTTCTAACACGTTCTTTCATTTTTTCAAAAGAATGCTTATATTCAATTTGTTTTTGCTCCGGAGCATTTTTCGGAAGAGGAGGCAAAAGTTTTTTCGTAATCTCTTCTATTATATTTTCTTCAATCTGTTCTTTTGAATTTTCTTCCATTTCTGCTCTGACTAAATTCATAGAATTATTAACAAGATCTCTTATCATAGACTCAACATCCCGACCGACAAACCCCACTTCCGTATATTTGCTGGCCTCAACTTTTACAAAAGGCAGTTTCATCATTTTAGCCATTCTTCTTGCTATTTCGGTTTTACCAACCCCTGTAGGACCTATCATAAGAATGTTTTTTGGCATAATATCGTCCTGCCACTCTTTTGGCAGCTGCATTCTTCTGTATCTGTTTCTAAGAGCTATGGCTATTGTCTTTTTAGCGTCTTTCTGACCGACAATATATTCATCTAAATACGCAACTATCTGCTTTGGAGTCATACTCATTCTATTCCTTTTCAAGTTTT
It contains:
- the hslU gene encoding HslU--HslV peptidase ATPase subunit, whose amino-acid sequence is MSMTPKQIVAYLDEYIVGQKDAKKTIAIALRNRYRRMQLPKEWQDDIMPKNILMIGPTGVGKTEIARRMAKMMKLPFVKVEASKYTEVGFVGRDVESMIRDLVNNSMNLVRAEMEENSKEQIEENIIEEITKKLLPPLPKNAPEQKQIEYKHSFEKMKERVRKGEVDHLKITIEIEEMPEGDDNLPPEMIKAQESIVKIIGIFNKNKEKKEVTVKEAKELLRREAAEKVISKEDLKKEALKRAENGIIFIDEIDKIAATGNQRQDPSKEGVQRDLLPIVEGSTVNTKYGYVNTDHILFIAAGAFHVSKPSDLIPELQGRFPLRVELQSLDEEALYQILTRPKHSLIKQYQKLLEVEKVNLVFEEAALREIARYAYLANEKTEDIGARRLHTVIEKVLEDINFEADEYAGKDFIIDEAYVKSKLDDIVESEEITKYIL